A single Streptomyces sp. Edi2 DNA region contains:
- a CDS encoding DUF6801 domain-containing protein, protein MGASGAGTAAAQPVPRSLKYTCHVPVINKDLPFRAKIDADIPESVPVGESSRKFAIGARTTVDADFTPKLRVLGVRTVEGTVAAKIGVSAPRDNRRVTVPLGITKTSIPASGSFDVTATGTAPPLTFRRPGRARITVGDLALHVIAKKASGDVLGESTVRCTPDSGHAEVVGSFEITRKGTRAGAGAGAGAGAGAGTGTGTGTTTGSATSGTSDTHAKGSTAAGAAGPEGTSAAGRPAQARDAARGSATGAVATADQNTRGLILPVVGTLLAGAVAFGSWLKHRRRAADRG, encoded by the coding sequence GTGGGAGCTTCCGGAGCCGGAACCGCGGCCGCACAACCGGTACCGCGCTCGCTGAAGTACACCTGCCACGTTCCGGTGATCAACAAAGACCTGCCGTTCAGGGCGAAGATCGACGCGGATATCCCGGAGTCGGTCCCGGTCGGCGAATCCAGCCGGAAATTCGCCATCGGCGCGAGGACGACGGTGGATGCGGACTTCACCCCGAAGCTCCGTGTGCTCGGTGTGCGGACCGTTGAGGGCACGGTGGCCGCGAAGATCGGGGTGTCCGCGCCACGGGACAACAGGCGCGTCACGGTGCCCCTCGGCATCACCAAGACCAGCATCCCGGCATCCGGTTCCTTTGATGTCACGGCGACCGGCACCGCGCCCCCTCTCACGTTCCGCCGGCCGGGCCGTGCGCGGATCACCGTAGGCGACCTCGCCCTGCACGTCATCGCAAAGAAGGCGAGCGGCGACGTGTTGGGCGAGTCCACTGTGCGGTGCACGCCGGACAGCGGACACGCCGAGGTCGTGGGGTCGTTCGAGATCACCAGGAAAGGGACGAGGGCAGGGGCAGGGGCCGGGGCAGGAGCGGGGGCGGGGGCAGGGACGGGGACGGGGACGGGGACGACGACCGGATCGGCCACGTCCGGCACCTCGGATACGCACGCCAAGGGCTCAACGGCCGCAGGCGCCGCCGGGCCCGAGGGGACTTCCGCCGCCGGGAGGCCGGCTCAGGCGAGAGACGCGGCCCGCGGGTCGGCGACGGGCGCCGTCGCCACCGCTGACCAGAACACCAGGGGCCTGATCCTGCCGGTCGTGGGCACTCTCCTCGCGGGCGCCGTCGCCTTCGGCTCATGGCTGAAGCACCGTCGCCGCGCCGCCGACCGGGGCTGA
- a CDS encoding trypco2 family protein, protein MIELASVIRDLREELEQAVVAAEGAALRFELGTIELEVSVALERTGNAGAKVRFWVVESNANAALGATSTQRITLALQPVLTGSGDRPLVSGIAGSDEQ, encoded by the coding sequence GTGATCGAGCTGGCCAGTGTGATCAGGGATCTGCGGGAGGAGTTGGAGCAGGCAGTCGTCGCGGCGGAGGGCGCGGCGCTGCGCTTCGAGCTGGGGACGATCGAGCTGGAGGTGTCGGTCGCTCTGGAGCGGACCGGGAATGCGGGGGCGAAGGTGCGCTTCTGGGTGGTGGAGTCCAATGCGAACGCGGCGCTGGGTGCCACCTCGACCCAGCGCATCACACTGGCCTTGCAGCCGGTCCTCACAGGATCGGGCGACCGGCCGCTGGTCTCCGGAATCGCTGGTTCGGACGAGCAATGA
- the pulA gene encoding pullulanase-type alpha-1,6-glucosidase → MSSTPRRFPAARRPRRRLAAALAVVLGAAALFVSSPPRPAQAAGPESGPADAGAQWIDRDTVIWKGAEHTASQLEFGAHGKRIRLRPGTLSPSERLAYPHLTGYPAFTVDPRDRHLARTALRGELLATQRTADGGRATTGVQIPGVLDDLYGARARHAALGPVFRHGRPALSVWAPTARTVALELDGRTVPMRRDDATGIWRATGTRDWTGKPYRYLVTVWAPTVGKTVTNKVTDPYSTALTADSARSVVTDLDDPELAPPGWSGLTKPAAVPLRRARIQELQIRDFSVEDRTSRHPGQYLAFTDRRSDGMRHLAALARSGTSYVHLLPAFDFATTPELPADQARPGCDLASYAPDSDRQQDCIGKTAGRDAYNWGYDPLHYTVPEGSYASDPGGPARTVEFRRMVQGLNGAGLRTVMDVVYNHTAASGQDAHSVLDRIVPGYYQRLMDDGSVATSTCCSGTAPEHTMMGKLVVDSVVTWAKEYKVDGFRFDLMGHHPKANILAVRKALDALTPEKDGVDGKRIVLYGEGWNFGEAANDARFVQATQRNMAGTGIATFSDRARDAVRGGSPFDGDPRVQGFASGLYTDPNSSKENGSPAEQRARLLHYQDLIKVGLTGNLADYTFTDSTGHRVKGSRIDYNGAPAGYAAAPGDALAYADAHDNETLYDALAYKLPPRTGAADRSRMQVLALATAALSQGPALSQAGSDLLRSKSLDRNSFDSGDWFNALHWNCADGNGFGRGLPPAADNKDKWPYARPLLADPALRPGCAAVHQASAAYRDLLRIHATEPAFGLATTARVQSALSFPLSGKDETPGVITMRLAHLVIVFNATPHRQDQTVRALAGDRYALHPVQARGADRITAAGASYARTSGTFTVPARTVAVFRRG, encoded by the coding sequence ATGTCCTCCACCCCACGCCGGTTCCCCGCCGCGCGTCGCCCCCGCCGGCGCCTGGCCGCCGCCCTCGCCGTTGTCCTCGGCGCAGCGGCCCTGTTCGTCTCGTCCCCGCCACGCCCTGCGCAGGCGGCCGGTCCGGAATCCGGACCGGCCGACGCCGGGGCCCAGTGGATCGACCGCGACACCGTCATCTGGAAGGGCGCGGAACACACCGCCTCCCAACTGGAGTTCGGGGCGCACGGCAAGCGGATACGGCTCAGGCCCGGCACCCTCAGCCCGTCCGAACGGCTCGCCTATCCGCATCTGACGGGCTACCCGGCTTTCACCGTCGACCCCCGCGACCGCCACCTCGCCCGTACCGCCCTGCGCGGCGAACTGCTCGCCACCCAGCGCACGGCCGACGGGGGGCGAGCCACCACCGGCGTCCAGATACCCGGCGTCCTGGACGACCTCTACGGCGCCCGCGCCCGGCACGCCGCGCTCGGCCCGGTCTTCCGCCACGGCCGTCCCGCCCTCTCCGTCTGGGCGCCCACCGCCCGCACGGTCGCCCTCGAACTCGACGGCCGTACCGTCCCGATGCGGCGCGACGACGCCACCGGCATCTGGCGCGCCACGGGCACCCGCGACTGGACCGGAAAGCCGTACCGCTACCTCGTCACGGTCTGGGCGCCCACCGTCGGCAAGACCGTCACCAACAAGGTCACCGACCCCTACTCCACCGCGCTGACCGCCGACTCGGCCCGCAGCGTGGTCACCGACCTCGACGACCCGGAACTCGCCCCGCCCGGCTGGTCGGGGCTGACGAAGCCCGCCGCGGTACCGCTGCGCCGTGCCCGCATCCAGGAACTGCAGATCCGCGACTTCTCCGTCGAGGACCGCACCTCCCGCCACCCGGGTCAGTACCTCGCCTTCACCGACCGCCGCTCGGACGGCATGCGGCACCTCGCCGCCCTCGCCCGGTCCGGCACCTCCTACGTCCACCTGCTGCCGGCCTTCGACTTCGCCACCACGCCCGAGCTGCCCGCCGACCAGGCCCGCCCCGGCTGCGACCTGGCCTCGTACGCCCCCGACTCCGACCGCCAGCAGGACTGCATCGGCAAGACGGCCGGCCGCGACGCCTACAACTGGGGCTACGACCCGCTCCACTACACCGTCCCGGAAGGGTCCTACGCCTCCGACCCGGGCGGCCCGGCCCGCACCGTCGAGTTCCGCCGCATGGTCCAGGGCCTCAACGGCGCCGGACTGCGCACCGTCATGGACGTCGTCTACAACCACACCGCAGCGAGCGGCCAGGACGCGCACTCCGTCCTGGACCGGATCGTCCCCGGCTACTACCAGCGGCTCATGGACGACGGCAGCGTCGCCACCTCCACCTGCTGCTCGGGCACCGCTCCCGAACACACCATGATGGGCAAGCTCGTCGTCGACTCCGTCGTCACCTGGGCCAAGGAGTACAAGGTCGACGGCTTCCGCTTCGACCTCATGGGGCACCACCCCAAGGCCAACATCCTGGCCGTCAGAAAGGCCCTCGACGCGCTGACTCCCGAGAAGGATGGCGTCGACGGCAAGAGGATCGTCCTCTACGGCGAGGGCTGGAATTTCGGCGAGGCCGCGAACGACGCCCGCTTCGTCCAGGCCACCCAGCGGAACATGGCCGGCACCGGCATCGCGACCTTCAGCGACCGGGCCCGGGACGCGGTCCGCGGCGGCAGCCCGTTCGACGGCGACCCCCGCGTCCAGGGCTTCGCCTCGGGCCTCTATACCGACCCCAATTCATCGAAGGAGAACGGGAGTCCGGCCGAGCAGCGCGCCCGGCTCCTCCACTACCAGGACCTCATCAAGGTCGGGCTCACCGGCAACCTCGCCGACTACACCTTCACCGACAGCACCGGCCACCGCGTCAAGGGCTCCCGGATCGACTACAACGGCGCCCCGGCCGGCTACGCCGCCGCCCCCGGCGACGCCCTCGCCTACGCCGACGCCCACGACAACGAAACCCTCTACGACGCCCTCGCCTACAAACTCCCGCCGCGCACCGGCGCCGCCGACCGCTCCCGTATGCAGGTGCTCGCCCTCGCCACCGCCGCCCTCTCGCAGGGCCCGGCGCTCTCCCAGGCCGGCTCCGACCTCCTCCGTTCCAAGTCCCTGGACCGCAACTCCTTCGACAGCGGCGACTGGTTCAACGCCCTGCACTGGAACTGCGCCGACGGCAACGGCTTCGGCCGCGGACTGCCGCCGGCCGCCGACAACAAGGACAAGTGGCCCTACGCCCGGCCGCTCCTGGCCGACCCCGCGCTCCGCCCCGGCTGCGCCGCGGTCCACCAGGCCTCCGCCGCCTACCGCGACCTGCTGCGCATCCACGCCACGGAACCGGCCTTCGGCCTTGCGACCACCGCCCGGGTCCAGTCGGCGCTGTCCTTCCCGCTCTCCGGGAAGGACGAGACCCCCGGCGTGATCACCATGCGGCTCGCCCACCTCGTCATCGTTTTCAACGCCACCCCGCACCGCCAGGACCAGACCGTCCGCGCACTCGCGGGCGACCGCTATGCGCTGCATCCCGTGCAGGCCCGTGGCGCGGACCGGATCACCGCCGCTGGTGCGTCGTACGCGCGGACGTCGGGGACCTTCACCGTGCCGGCCCGCACGGTGGCGGTGTTCCGGCGCGGGTGA
- a CDS encoding NACHT domain-containing protein gives MNPTAGRASEPDGLDSRRVVQVLTTRRAGAGRRGSGYRVRGDAVLTAAHVVSDAESVQLRFFTEDGGTTELPGEPVWADSASDIAVLRIPEDAFVGGLRAAEVSPVQFAGIRRPVECEALGFPRFRLRRDAASPGGEGRPWYRDSHHACGLTAPLGYLRAGSLEISVAPPAQDPERGRSPWEGMSGAAVWSGGYVIGVVSEHHPSDGLGGLAASQVKRWYHRLTPDQITELHELMGLPVDAGQLTPLPLPSHLPPPGTPEPDDAPEVQKAARKLAHDVEEQWLREGQWRRVRDPFPLAVRFRCTDRNVFDYWANIRGAPPGTDPGPLPLEGRLDRIVEVYESLPSRRLVVLGEAGSGKTILTLRFVLDLLDARAPGDRVPVVFGLGSWNPVTTSLDDWLCSQLVRDYPFLAAPAGHGENLAGLLLDEKKILPVLDGFDEIAGDLHGAALRALNCTTTPLLLTSRPAEYSRAVEEDGVLTAAAVMELEGLTVDDYADYLHWAGRPVRDGGEESTAWKPVLDRLRKEPRSPGAAQVAEVFATPLMVSLARAVYRGATKHKPADLLDTEKFPSPEALQDHLLAAFLPAVYDPTPTGRGTHRRLRWRPERAQRWLGHLAAHLHELDTRDLAWWELGTTMRRSSRMLAVGFLAALAFGVTTGIGNLPVDLVATEYGTGFAIVRGLLVGLLHGLVVGLVFGLAYGFVSGGAPREPSRVRIQLFGGARQTRASFVPRFLLGLGGGLSVALVLVLVDRFVVASLGFGDGLDGGLVGAFLFPLEVGLGAGLVLGIMSWLETPMELTSAVSAADLLSANRKNVVFHMLVWMLVMGFPAGIGIGLMSEPVGVLMPGPVRGLLAGLAFGIEAAFGGGLGYGLTFTAWGQWVALARMWSPLTGRLPWSVIAFLDDAHRRGVLRQAGAVYQFRHARLQDHLTRNFQAHHATRRSGAPGKADPEQTRLRPRPEQCRDSGNT, from the coding sequence ATGAATCCCACCGCCGGCAGGGCGTCCGAGCCGGACGGGCTTGACTCACGGCGCGTGGTCCAGGTCCTCACCACACGGCGCGCGGGGGCGGGGCGGCGCGGGTCGGGCTACCGCGTGAGGGGGGATGCGGTGCTCACGGCCGCACATGTCGTGAGTGACGCGGAGTCGGTGCAACTGCGTTTTTTCACCGAGGACGGTGGCACGACGGAGTTGCCCGGCGAGCCGGTCTGGGCGGACTCCGCCTCGGATATCGCGGTGCTCAGGATTCCGGAGGACGCGTTCGTCGGCGGATTGCGCGCCGCCGAGGTCTCGCCGGTGCAGTTCGCCGGGATCAGGCGGCCCGTGGAGTGCGAAGCGTTGGGATTTCCCCGGTTCAGGCTGCGCCGCGATGCTGCGTCACCGGGCGGTGAGGGTCGCCCGTGGTACCGGGATTCTCATCATGCGTGCGGTCTGACCGCACCGTTGGGGTATCTGCGTGCGGGCAGCCTGGAGATCTCCGTGGCTCCTCCCGCGCAGGACCCCGAGCGGGGCCGTTCCCCTTGGGAAGGGATGTCGGGGGCCGCGGTGTGGAGCGGGGGGTATGTGATCGGGGTGGTCAGCGAGCATCACCCCTCCGACGGGCTCGGCGGGCTCGCGGCAAGCCAGGTGAAACGCTGGTACCACCGTCTCACTCCGGACCAGATCACCGAACTCCATGAGCTGATGGGCCTGCCGGTCGATGCCGGCCAACTCACCCCGCTCCCGCTCCCGTCGCACCTGCCGCCGCCGGGCACACCGGAACCGGACGACGCCCCCGAGGTGCAGAAGGCGGCGAGGAAACTCGCCCACGATGTGGAGGAGCAATGGCTTCGCGAGGGGCAGTGGCGGCGAGTTCGCGACCCGTTCCCGCTCGCCGTGCGCTTCAGGTGCACCGACCGGAACGTGTTCGACTACTGGGCCAATATCCGCGGGGCCCCGCCCGGGACGGACCCGGGGCCCCTTCCGCTGGAGGGCCGACTCGACCGGATCGTGGAGGTGTACGAGTCCCTTCCGTCCCGTCGGCTGGTCGTGCTGGGTGAGGCCGGTTCGGGCAAGACGATCCTGACCCTGCGCTTCGTCCTCGACCTGCTGGACGCCCGCGCCCCCGGCGACCGGGTACCGGTGGTCTTCGGCCTGGGGTCGTGGAATCCGGTCACCACCTCACTGGACGACTGGCTGTGCAGCCAACTGGTGCGCGACTACCCTTTCCTGGCCGCTCCCGCCGGGCACGGAGAGAACCTGGCCGGCCTCCTGCTCGACGAGAAGAAGATCCTTCCCGTTCTCGACGGTTTTGACGAGATCGCCGGCGACCTGCACGGCGCGGCACTCCGAGCGCTCAACTGCACCACCACGCCGCTGCTGCTCACCAGCCGCCCCGCGGAATACAGCCGGGCCGTGGAGGAAGACGGCGTGCTCACCGCAGCCGCCGTCATGGAGCTGGAGGGCCTCACCGTGGACGACTACGCCGACTACCTGCACTGGGCCGGCCGGCCGGTCAGAGACGGCGGCGAGGAAAGTACCGCGTGGAAGCCCGTCCTGGACCGGCTGCGGAAAGAACCGCGCAGCCCGGGCGCGGCGCAGGTCGCCGAGGTGTTCGCCACCCCGCTGATGGTCTCCCTGGCCCGCGCTGTCTATCGCGGTGCGACGAAGCACAAGCCCGCAGATCTGCTGGACACCGAGAAGTTCCCATCCCCCGAAGCGCTGCAGGACCATCTCCTGGCAGCCTTCCTCCCCGCCGTCTACGACCCCACACCGACCGGCCGCGGCACCCACCGTCGCCTTCGCTGGCGTCCCGAACGTGCCCAGCGCTGGCTCGGCCACCTCGCCGCGCACCTGCACGAGCTCGACACCCGCGACCTCGCCTGGTGGGAACTGGGCACCACCATGCGGCGTTCGTCGCGCATGCTCGCGGTCGGGTTCCTGGCCGCACTGGCCTTCGGGGTGACGACCGGAATCGGGAACCTGCCCGTGGACTTGGTCGCGACCGAGTACGGGACCGGGTTCGCGATCGTGCGGGGTCTCCTGGTAGGGCTCCTGCACGGGCTCGTCGTCGGGCTGGTCTTCGGGCTCGCCTACGGGTTCGTGTCCGGGGGCGCACCACGTGAGCCGTCGCGCGTACGCATACAGCTCTTCGGCGGGGCCCGGCAGACGCGTGCCTCATTCGTCCCCAGGTTCCTGCTGGGGCTCGGTGGTGGGCTCTCGGTCGCGCTGGTACTGGTGCTCGTGGACCGGTTCGTGGTCGCGTCGCTGGGGTTCGGCGACGGACTCGACGGCGGGCTCGTGGGCGCGTTCCTGTTCCCGCTCGAGGTCGGGCTCGGCGCCGGGCTGGTGCTCGGCATCATGTCCTGGCTGGAAACTCCCATGGAGCTCACCTCTGCGGTCAGCGCCGCGGACCTGTTGAGCGCGAACCGCAAGAACGTGGTCTTCCATATGCTCGTGTGGATGCTCGTGATGGGGTTCCCGGCCGGGATCGGCATCGGGCTCATGTCCGAGCCTGTCGGTGTGCTGATGCCCGGGCCTGTCCGCGGGCTCCTGGCCGGGCTTGCGTTCGGGATCGAGGCGGCGTTCGGGGGCGGGCTCGGGTACGGGCTGACCTTCACCGCTTGGGGCCAGTGGGTGGCCCTGGCGCGTATGTGGTCCCCGCTGACCGGCCGGCTGCCCTGGTCAGTGATCGCTTTCCTGGACGACGCTCACCGGCGAGGTGTGTTGCGCCAGGCCGGAGCGGTCTACCAATTCCGCCACGCTCGACTCCAAGACCATCTGACCCGCAACTTCCAGGCGCACCACGCCACTCGCCGGTCGGGCGCGCCCGGCAAGGCCGACCCGGAGCAGACCCGTCTCCGTCCGCGACCAGAACAGTGCCGTGATTCCGGTAACACCTGA